Proteins encoded by one window of bacterium:
- a CDS encoding DUF169 domain-containing protein, giving the protein MSDVVRAYLGMKDKLVGIKINPSQDGEHPKEPAWFCQLVKEAALKGSEYVINLKDLACPNADITLGFRRPRYMEIEPRIKEEVERVRIGPVEGSNLVLLCLNSEQVMTLSILLGGITASFKGEMGVCGEATAAAYEQKKPKLTFLCNGARLMGGFKTNEILVAIPVQEFEALNQRIENLLKTGGSLCGCQVSDIPKEMVAAFSEAGFEKGADYFFGKVDSHQVRIYLNKDETGRMRQLTFYLPVKGTEEIKVNPPFQSKRRGNWTDIYAVFDIEALGVNLYTGKNMEQVFKTLAKKATGGR; this is encoded by the coding sequence ATGGAGAGCATCCCAAAGAACCGGCCTGGTTTTGCCAGTTGGTAAAAGAAGCAGCCCTAAAGGGGAGTGAGTATGTAATTAACCTGAAGGACTTAGCCTGCCCTAACGCTGATATTACCCTTGGATTCCGCCGGCCAAGGTATATGGAGATTGAGCCGCGGATAAAAGAAGAGGTGGAAAGGGTAAGAATCGGCCCGGTGGAAGGAAGCAATTTGGTGCTCTTGTGCCTGAATAGCGAGCAGGTAATGACCCTGTCCATTCTCCTGGGTGGAATTACGGCTTCCTTTAAGGGTGAGATGGGGGTCTGTGGAGAGGCCACCGCCGCGGCTTATGAACAGAAGAAGCCAAAGCTTACCTTTCTCTGTAATGGAGCCCGGCTGATGGGGGGTTTCAAGACAAATGAAATCCTGGTGGCCATTCCTGTCCAGGAGTTTGAGGCCCTTAATCAGCGGATTGAGAATCTCCTTAAGACCGGCGGCAGCCTGTGCGGCTGCCAGGTGTCCGATATCCCAAAGGAGATGGTGGCGGCCTTTAGTGAGGCAGGATTTGAGAAAGGGGCTGACTATTTCTTTGGGAAGGTAGATTCACACCAGGTAAGAATCTATCTTAATAAGGATGAGACAGGCCGTATGCGGCAGCTTACCTTCTATCTCCCGGTGAAAGGGACAGAAGAGATCAAGGTTAATCCACCTTTTCAGTCAAAAAGGCGGGGTAATTGGACAGATATTTACGCCGTATTTGACATCGAGGCGCTGGGGGTTAATCTTTACACGGGCAAGAATATGGAGCAGGTATTCAAGACATTGGCTAAAAAGGCAACAGGGGGCAGATAA
- a CDS encoding thioredoxin family protein has translation MRIELFYSPMCSICPQAKAVVRRIVEKIGADYEEINFHSQEGEIRARKYRIDEVPCLIINGEQRISGLPDEDLLLSLLEE, from the coding sequence TTGAGGATCGAGTTATTTTATTCACCTATGTGCTCTATCTGTCCCCAGGCCAAAGCGGTGGTGAGGCGTATAGTGGAAAAGATCGGCGCCGATTACGAAGAAATCAACTTCCATTCCCAGGAAGGCGAAATAAGAGCCAGAAAATATAGGATTGATGAAGTTCCGTGTCTGATCATTAATGGGGAACAAAGGATTTCCGGCTTGCCAGATGAAGATCTGCTGTTGAGCCTACTTGAGGAGTGA